A window of Shewanella mesophila contains these coding sequences:
- a CDS encoding diguanylate cyclase DgcS: protein MDFALATEFSPSEFRYQPEYHHSDKGSPNLVTIMQQLHESLDPRTVFACFGKIMGQNLPVLGIKLHIKEYQLSWGSEQGLAVKQNVSLDGISVGLDYRLNSPMLTSQAELLRQLQALLLRPLINAIEYEQMAQQAMYDALTQLGNRHYYTETIKQSLARAQRHGEVLSLVVLDLDNFKRLNDTHGHLIGDDVLSSFAQTLNQAIRESDQAFRIGGDEFTVIIQGDAQAASIMCERVLTMIDSNLLLNKFQVQTSLGVSQWQSGDSAADLYLRADKALYCAKAAGRRCYRVDGQS from the coding sequence ATGGACTTTGCTTTAGCGACCGAATTCTCGCCTAGCGAATTTCGATATCAACCAGAGTATCACCACTCTGATAAAGGTTCGCCAAACTTGGTTACCATAATGCAACAGTTGCATGAAAGCTTAGATCCACGGACGGTCTTTGCCTGCTTCGGCAAAATAATGGGACAGAACTTGCCAGTCCTAGGTATCAAACTGCACATTAAAGAGTATCAGCTAAGCTGGGGCTCTGAGCAAGGTTTGGCCGTAAAGCAAAATGTCTCCCTTGACGGGATCAGCGTGGGTTTGGATTATCGATTAAACTCACCTATGTTAACCTCTCAAGCCGAACTCTTACGCCAGCTACAGGCGCTGTTACTGCGTCCGCTAATCAATGCCATAGAGTATGAACAGATGGCACAGCAAGCTATGTATGACGCGCTGACACAGCTAGGTAATCGTCACTATTATACTGAGACCATAAAACAGTCACTGGCTCGTGCGCAGCGCCATGGCGAGGTATTAAGCTTAGTTGTCTTAGATCTCGATAACTTTAAACGCCTTAACGATACGCATGGACACCTTATTGGCGACGATGTGCTCAGCAGTTTTGCGCAAACACTAAATCAAGCCATTCGAGAAAGCGATCAAGCCTTTAGAATTGGCGGAGATGAATTTACTGTCATTATCCAAGGCGATGCACAAGCAGCCAGCATCATGTGCGAACGAGTACTGACCATGATCGACAGTAATTTATTGCTAAATAAGTTTCAGGTACAGACGAGCCTAGGCGTTTCACAGTGGCAAAGTGGCGATAGTGCAGCAGATCTCTATCTGCGTGCAGACAAGGCACTCTATTGTGCTAAAGCAGCGGGACGTCGCTGTTATAGAGTCGATGGTCAAAGCTAA
- the tilS gene encoding tRNA lysidine(34) synthetase TilS yields the protein METPSFSPATKIAELVEQLGLAPEAKLVLAYSGGVDSQVLAVGLAEYAQSHPEFNYLLVHVHHGLSTNAALWAKHCETMATQYDLPIKVKTVKVEAGPRVSIEAAARDARYAVLTQELSAGDLLLTAHHQDDQLETLLLALKRGLGPKGLAAMGRVQVFAEHAYLVRPLLDVQRQEIEEYAKLHDIAHIEDESNQDNRFDRNFLRLDVIPALKARWPSIASTASRSAQLCAEQQSLIDEEVGARLPGMLVKMPNMARPVLDLRLLAQQSQLWRAQLLRGFIDSLGFAMPSSVQLKQLLFQLLAAKEDAKVEIRLKPMVLRRFRHHLYIDRYEASPKLMPIEIAINESASEGWLITENIKLELNRCDTGVRLRLPQANERVSIRFGASGSSRCHPHFRDKGRELKKLWQELAVPPWLRDQVPLIYFNDTLVAAAGYWVEKRYLASESEVGLIPISVRK from the coding sequence ATGGAAACTCCATCATTTTCTCCCGCCACTAAAATCGCTGAGTTAGTTGAACAGCTTGGGCTTGCGCCCGAGGCTAAGTTAGTGCTTGCCTACAGTGGCGGTGTTGATTCGCAAGTGTTGGCGGTGGGATTGGCTGAGTATGCTCAATCACATCCAGAGTTTAATTATCTTCTCGTTCATGTGCACCATGGCTTAAGCACTAATGCAGCTCTGTGGGCAAAGCATTGTGAAACGATGGCGACCCAATATGATTTGCCGATAAAGGTAAAGACGGTCAAGGTTGAAGCCGGGCCAAGAGTCAGTATTGAGGCGGCGGCGCGAGATGCGCGCTACGCAGTACTCACTCAAGAGTTATCGGCAGGTGATCTACTACTGACCGCGCATCATCAAGACGATCAACTGGAGACCTTGTTACTGGCACTTAAGCGTGGCCTTGGTCCTAAGGGGTTGGCGGCGATGGGGCGAGTGCAGGTGTTTGCAGAGCATGCCTACTTAGTGAGGCCCTTATTGGACGTGCAGCGCCAAGAGATTGAAGAATATGCCAAGCTTCATGATATTGCGCATATTGAAGATGAGAGTAATCAAGATAATCGTTTCGATAGAAATTTTTTACGTCTCGATGTTATACCTGCGCTGAAAGCGCGCTGGCCGTCTATTGCGTCTACGGCTTCTCGCAGCGCACAACTCTGCGCCGAGCAGCAATCGCTGATTGATGAGGAGGTGGGCGCTCGCTTACCTGGCATGTTGGTGAAGATGCCGAATATGGCTAGACCCGTATTAGATTTACGTTTGTTAGCACAGCAAAGCCAGTTATGGCGCGCGCAGTTATTACGCGGGTTTATCGACTCTTTAGGGTTTGCGATGCCCTCTTCGGTGCAACTAAAGCAGCTTTTGTTTCAGCTGTTGGCAGCGAAAGAGGATGCTAAAGTCGAGATAAGGCTTAAACCTATGGTGTTACGCCGTTTTCGCCATCATCTCTATATCGATAGATATGAAGCCTCTCCTAAGTTGATGCCTATAGAGATCGCTATTAACGAAAGCGCGTCAGAAGGCTGGCTGATAACCGAGAATATCAAGCTTGAGCTTAATCGGTGTGATACGGGGGTTCGCTTGCGATTGCCACAAGCCAATGAGCGGGTGAGCATTCGTTTTGGTGCATCAGGTTCATCGCGTTGTCACCCCCATTTTCGTGATAAGGGGCGCGAGTTAAAAAAGCTCTGGCAGGAGTTAGCTGTGCCGCCCTGGCTACGCGATCAAGTTCCGCTTATCTATTTCAATGATACCTTGGTTGCCGCGGCGGGTTATTGGGTTGAAAAACGCTATCTCGCATCAGAGTCTGAGGTGGGATTGATACCAATCAGTGTAAGAAAGTGA
- a CDS encoding monovalent cation:proton antiporter-2 (CPA2) family protein, which yields MEHSFLIKILLMLVIAIVSIALFRRAGLPAILAYLVTGVISGPSMFNWFSQQQIHSVAELGVVLLMFSLGLEFSLPRLWAMRRTVFGLGSAQVFVTLVLTMCISMLMGMDLNEAIVVGAVVALSSTAIVLKLLNERGWLRRRHGELSVSVLLFQDLAVVPLLILMPLLASDSEVLSWHQILWAIGEGLLAFIALMAFGKWALPKLFDEVARSRSNELFVLSTLVVALVTGAFTQWIGLSMALGAFMAGMLLGESQYKRQLEADIRPFRDLLMGLFFISIGMLLDFSLVITFWWQVLLLVVAVILAKALIVFGLLRAAKESFRTSVSSAISLAQVGEFSFVVLALAVNYQLLEITLSTKLVMVAVLSMAVAPWLVKHSVDIACRLHGLKSSQQGESEPIPTIEHANDLVLILGYGRVGQTIARFMKIEAIPYLVLDLDPTRVSEARRAGEPVYFGDVAKRAILKQAQIKEAKLIVLTFDGARVLEEVLPLCRQLAPEAKILVRTRDDEGMEDLETAGASQVIPESLEGSLMLVSQVMYQCGVPLNRILKRLEYERRNHYQYLHGFFSGEETDFTLELLHAVALPKGAQVVGLTLADIPWEKLRVELRAVRRAGAEVENPDLDWLIRPGDILIILGKPRRIEKAEQFLLQG from the coding sequence ATGGAACATAGCTTTCTGATTAAAATATTGTTGATGTTGGTTATTGCCATAGTGTCGATAGCCCTATTCCGGCGAGCGGGACTGCCAGCAATTTTGGCCTATCTTGTGACGGGGGTGATTAGTGGTCCCTCGATGTTCAATTGGTTTAGTCAACAACAGATCCACTCGGTTGCCGAGTTGGGTGTCGTCTTGTTGATGTTTTCCCTCGGATTAGAGTTCTCCTTACCCCGCTTGTGGGCGATGCGTCGTACCGTGTTTGGCTTAGGTAGTGCACAGGTTTTTGTTACCCTGGTATTAACCATGTGCATCAGTATGCTAATGGGGATGGATCTGAATGAGGCGATTGTCGTCGGGGCCGTTGTGGCGCTTTCATCGACGGCTATTGTCCTCAAGCTACTCAATGAACGAGGGTGGCTTAGAAGGCGGCATGGTGAACTCTCTGTCAGTGTGCTCTTGTTTCAAGATTTAGCCGTGGTGCCATTGCTAATTTTAATGCCTTTGTTGGCATCCGATAGCGAGGTGCTCAGTTGGCATCAAATTTTGTGGGCGATTGGCGAGGGACTGCTAGCATTTATTGCCTTGATGGCGTTTGGTAAATGGGCACTGCCTAAACTGTTCGATGAGGTAGCACGGTCACGGTCGAATGAACTCTTTGTATTATCGACACTAGTGGTCGCCCTAGTAACTGGCGCCTTTACCCAATGGATCGGCTTATCTATGGCCTTAGGTGCGTTTATGGCGGGGATGTTACTTGGAGAGAGTCAATATAAGCGCCAGCTCGAGGCCGATATTCGTCCGTTTCGAGATCTGTTGATGGGGTTATTTTTTATCTCCATAGGTATGTTACTCGATTTCAGTTTGGTCATTACATTCTGGTGGCAGGTTTTACTGCTAGTGGTTGCTGTTATCCTTGCTAAGGCTCTGATTGTTTTCGGATTGCTTCGAGCGGCAAAAGAGTCATTTCGCACTTCGGTATCTAGCGCGATTAGCTTGGCTCAAGTGGGTGAGTTTAGTTTTGTGGTATTAGCCTTGGCCGTTAATTATCAGCTGCTCGAGATCACCTTGAGCACTAAACTGGTGATGGTGGCAGTGTTATCTATGGCGGTAGCCCCATGGTTGGTCAAACATAGCGTCGATATTGCCTGTCGTCTACATGGGCTTAAATCGTCCCAGCAAGGGGAGTCTGAACCGATCCCAACGATTGAACATGCTAATGATCTGGTGCTTATCTTGGGATACGGCCGTGTCGGTCAGACCATAGCTCGTTTTATGAAAATCGAGGCGATTCCCTATCTGGTGCTCGATCTCGACCCAACGCGAGTCTCTGAAGCTCGCCGAGCTGGCGAGCCTGTTTATTTTGGCGATGTGGCCAAACGGGCCATATTAAAACAGGCGCAGATAAAGGAAGCTAAGTTAATCGTATTAACATTTGATGGCGCTCGGGTATTGGAAGAGGTGTTACCGCTCTGTCGTCAATTAGCCCCAGAGGCGAAGATTTTGGTCAGAACCCGAGATGATGAGGGGATGGAGGATCTTGAGACGGCAGGCGCCAGTCAAGTGATCCCAGAGTCTTTAGAGGGAAGTCTAATGCTCGTTTCTCAGGTAATGTATCAATGTGGCGTGCCATTAAATCGTATTTTGAAACGTTTAGAGTATGAAAGACGTAACCATTACCAGTATCTGCATGGCTTTTTTTCTGGTGAGGAGACCGACTTTACCTTGGAGTTACTGCATGCGGTAGCGCTGCCTAAAGGGGCACAAGTGGTGGGTTTAACCTTGGCCGATATTCCATGGGAAAAACTTAGGGTCGAGCTTCGTGCTGTCAGGCGTGCCGGGGCCGAGGTTGAAAACCCAGATCTGGATTGGTTGATCAGGCCTGGAGATATTTTGATTATTTTGGGTAAGCCGCGACGTATTGAGAAAGCAGAACAGTTTTTATTGCAAGGCTAG